Proteins encoded in a region of the Scyliorhinus canicula chromosome 2, sScyCan1.1, whole genome shotgun sequence genome:
- the dmac2l gene encoding ATP synthase subunit s, mitochondrial isoform X2 gives MLFSKSAGSFRTLQIMHSHVGRRSFWGWLNAVFNKVDYDRIKAVGPDRAASEWLLRCGASVRYKGFDKWQKDYNHLPTGPLEKFKIQGIDATQSCIMHTGFDYLDYLEHVEEIKFQMCIYIQDECLERLCKIENLQKSLQWLEIISCGNVTDRGIITLHLLNISFPPR, from the exons ATGCTGTTTTCAAAGTCAGCGGGGTCCTTTAGGACTCTGCAGATCATGCATTCTCATGTTGGCCGCAGGAGTTTCTGGGGGTGGTTGAATGCTGTTTTCAACAA GGTGGATTATGATCGTATAAAGGCTGTTGGCCCAGACAGAGCAGCATCAGAGTGGTTGCTTCGCTGTGGTGCTAGTGTGCGTTACAAAGGTTTTGACAAGTGGCAAAAGGATTACAATCACCTACCTACTGGTCCATTGGAAAAATTCAAAATTCAGGGAATTGATGCTACACAATCATGCATTATGCACACAGGATTTGACTACCTGG ATTATCTAGAACATGTTGAAGAAATTAAATTCCAGATGTGTATATACATTCAAGATGAATGTCTTGAGAGACTTTGCAAGATTGAAAATTTGCAAAAGAGCCTTCAATGGCTGGAAATTATTTCTTGTGGAAATGTCACAGACCGGGGAATCATAACTCTTCACCTTCTCAA